In Rathayibacter sp. VKM Ac-2762, one DNA window encodes the following:
- a CDS encoding arsenate reductase ArsC, whose amino-acid sequence MAAPTVLFVCIHNAGRSQMAAGYLRALSGGAVEVRSGGSEPGDSINPIAIEAMAEEGVDISQAVPQLMTTEQVQASDVVITMGCGDVCPVFPGKRYEDWDLADPKGRPLEEVRSIRDDIRARVQALVAELLPA is encoded by the coding sequence ATGGCCGCCCCCACCGTCCTCTTCGTCTGCATCCACAACGCCGGCCGCTCGCAGATGGCCGCCGGCTACCTCCGCGCCCTCTCCGGCGGCGCCGTCGAGGTCCGCTCCGGCGGCTCCGAGCCCGGCGACAGCATCAACCCGATCGCGATCGAGGCGATGGCGGAGGAGGGCGTCGACATCTCGCAGGCCGTCCCGCAGCTGATGACCACCGAGCAGGTCCAGGCCTCCGACGTCGTGATCACGATGGGCTGCGGCGACGTCTGCCCCGTCTTCCCCGGCAAGCGCTACGAGGACTGGGACCTCGCCGACCCGAAGGGCCGGCCGCTCGAGGAGGTCCGCTCGATCCGCGACGACATCAGGGCCCGCGTGCAGGCGCTCGTCGCGGAGCTGCTGCCCGCCTGA
- a CDS encoding PucR family transcriptional regulator: MAYLLSDAMRDPRLAAMLPVVAAGHAAAERAVIRWAHTSEQLDIAPLLLGGELLLMEGALLSTDQDPAECREYVRSLVDAGVGALALELSPRLPAVPPPIVAAADELGLPVLALPRRVPFVQVCESINTHLTEQKFRSIRLADRVSGLLADAASGDAGVDELLQVVASATGASASLVSLTGDEIARASPGPGVDTEPTAGTFSNVLHAGDSLLGTLHLRAHADADLHAVAVALDRAPDVLAIAVLRHRPPSVTERLTAQLFAIASVERADPAADLQIDAFLGRLGAGSRERYLGVRADTGHDDRRLRALLRLLTGAGADPGPVLCVVGSELLALLPFATAAAMEEGRTELLRLGAALDSDALLCVGSGLGGQERVPRELAEVRGALEWAPAGGVVDSRQYRLERFASSLQDDPEADDLVEEVLGPLRAQRGELLATLEAFASLWGSKTATASALGIGRQTLYDRLARIEELIGPLDSSPARARVVMTAVFLHRARAALPAGSPPVGRMFPPRAER; the protein is encoded by the coding sequence ATGGCCTACCTGCTGTCGGACGCGATGCGGGATCCGCGCCTCGCCGCCATGCTCCCGGTGGTGGCCGCCGGGCACGCGGCCGCCGAGCGCGCCGTGATCCGCTGGGCCCACACGAGCGAGCAGCTCGACATCGCGCCCCTCCTCCTCGGAGGCGAGCTGCTCCTGATGGAGGGCGCGCTCCTCTCGACCGACCAGGACCCGGCGGAGTGCCGCGAGTACGTGCGGTCTCTGGTCGACGCGGGAGTCGGCGCCCTCGCTCTCGAGCTCTCGCCGCGCCTGCCCGCGGTGCCGCCGCCGATCGTCGCGGCGGCCGACGAGCTCGGCCTCCCCGTGCTCGCCCTGCCCCGGCGCGTCCCCTTCGTGCAGGTCTGCGAGAGCATCAACACCCACCTCACCGAGCAGAAGTTCCGGAGCATCCGACTGGCGGACAGAGTGTCCGGTCTGCTGGCCGACGCGGCCTCCGGTGACGCCGGCGTCGACGAGCTCCTGCAGGTCGTCGCCTCCGCGACGGGCGCCTCCGCCTCGCTCGTCTCGCTCACGGGCGACGAGATCGCCCGCGCCTCGCCCGGGCCGGGCGTCGACACGGAGCCGACGGCCGGGACGTTCTCGAACGTGCTGCACGCGGGCGACTCCCTCCTGGGCACCCTGCATCTGCGGGCCCACGCCGACGCCGACCTCCACGCCGTCGCCGTCGCGCTCGACCGGGCGCCGGACGTCCTCGCGATCGCCGTGCTCCGGCACCGCCCGCCGTCGGTCACCGAGCGGCTGACCGCCCAGCTCTTCGCGATCGCGTCCGTCGAGCGTGCGGACCCGGCGGCCGACCTCCAGATCGACGCCTTCCTCGGCCGCCTCGGCGCCGGCTCCCGGGAGCGCTACCTCGGCGTCCGGGCCGACACCGGTCACGACGACCGGCGGCTCCGCGCTCTGCTCCGCCTCCTGACGGGCGCGGGAGCGGATCCCGGCCCGGTGCTCTGCGTGGTCGGCTCCGAGCTGCTGGCGCTGCTGCCGTTCGCCACCGCCGCCGCGATGGAGGAGGGCCGGACGGAGCTGCTGCGCCTCGGCGCCGCCCTCGACTCGGACGCTCTGCTCTGCGTCGGAAGCGGGCTCGGCGGGCAGGAGCGGGTGCCCCGGGAGCTGGCGGAGGTGCGCGGCGCGCTCGAGTGGGCGCCCGCGGGCGGAGTCGTCGACTCGCGCCAGTACCGCCTGGAGCGGTTCGCGAGCTCCCTGCAGGACGATCCGGAGGCGGACGACCTCGTCGAGGAGGTGCTCGGGCCCCTGCGCGCCCAGCGCGGCGAGCTGCTCGCCACCCTCGAGGCCTTCGCGTCGCTGTGGGGGAGCAAGACGGCGACGGCGTCCGCGCTCGGCATCGGCCGGCAGACCCTCTACGACCGGCTCGCGCGGATCGAGGAGCTGATCGGCCCGCTCGACTCGTCGCCGGCCCGCGCCCGGGTCGTCATGACCGCCGTCTTCCTGCACCGGGCGCGCGCGGCGCTCCCTGCGGGCTCGCCTCCGGTCGGGCGGATGTTCCCGCCTCGCGCCGAACGCTGA